CATCGACTGGTGGTTGATGATATCCGCCAGCGCCTGATGCCGCTGTGCTTGGCCTTGACCATTCCCGACGCACCCTCGCTGATGAGTACGGCATCAATGTGGCATCTTTCGACCGCCATCAACGGCGAACTGGCCCGGCCGGATATGACGGCGCTCCAGGTTGCCTGTCAGCTTCATCCCACGCCGGCGCTGTGCGGTTTCCCCACCGAAGAGGCGCGGCGGCTTATCGCCGATCTTGAACCGCATGAACGCGGTGTGTTCAGCGGTATTGTCGGCTGGTGCGACGCCAATGGCGATGGCGAATGGGCGATCGTTATCCGTTGTGGAACGATTCGCCGGCAGCATGTTCGCTTGTTTGCGGGGGCGGGCATTGTTGCCGCGTCGGTGCCTGAAGAAGAGTGGGGAGAAACGGCGGCGAAGTTAAATACCATGTTGAATGCCTTTGGGCTGAATTCAGGCGTGAACGCGTTATGAGCATAGAATTTACCCGTTGGCCAGACGATCTGGCGCAGCGCTATCGGAAAAAGGGCTATTGGATTGGGCTACCGTTGACCGATGTACTGCAAAGACACGCCATGACGCGGCCTGACGCCATTGCGCTTATATGCGGCGAGCGTCATTGGAGCTATCGGCAACTGGACGAGCAATCGTCAGCGTTAGCCGCGCATCTGACGCAGGCGGGCATCCGACGCGGCGATACCGCGCTGGTGCAGTTGCCCAATGTGGCGGAGTTCTATCTGTCGTTTTTCGCCCTGCTGAAAATGGGTGTGGTGCCGGTAAATGCGCTGTTCAGCCACAGTAAACTGGAACTGCTTTCCTATGCGGCGCAAATCTCGCCGCGTCTGCTGATTGCCTCGGCCCAGCATCCCTTGTTCGGTTCGGCGGCGTTTCTCGATCAGCTACAAACGCAGACACCCGGCCTGACCACCGTCGTGATGGAGGGGGAGAGTCAGCTTGGAAACGCCCTGGGGTTGTGGTTGCAGCCACCCGACAAGCCGCAGCAATTTCAACCTTCGGCGGCCGACGAGGTGGCGTTTTTCCAGCTTTCCGGCGGCAGCACCGGTACGCCTAAACTGATCCCCCGTACCCATGATGATTACTACTACAGCGTACGTCTTAGTGCTGAAATTTGTCAGCTGACGCCGCGGACCCGCTATTTGTGCGCACTCCCCGCGCCGCACAATTTCCCGCTGAGCTCACCGGGCGCGCTGGGCGTGTTTTATGCCGGCGGTCGCGTTGTAATGGCCACCGATCCCGGCGCGATGACTTGCTTCCCGTTGATCGAACGTCATCAAATTGATATCACGTCGCTGGTGCCGCCCGCCGCGGCACTGTGGCTACAGGCGGCCGGGCAGTTTGGCGAGGCGCTGCGCAGTCTGAAAGTGCTTCAGGTCGGCGGCGCCAAGCTGAGCGAGAGCATCGCAAGGCGTATTCCTCTGGCGCTGGGCTGCCGTTTGCAACAGGTGCTGGGCATGGCGGAAGGGTTGCTCAATTACACCCGTCTGGATGACGACGACGAGCACATTTTTACCACTCAGGGCCGGCCAATGAGCCCGGACGATGAAGTTCGGATCGTCGATAAGCAGGGAAATGCGGTGGCGCCGGGAGAAGCCGGCCTGATGCTGACCCGCGGCCCTTATACCATCCGCGGCTATTATCGTAGCCCGGAACACAACGCCAGCGCCTTTGATCGCGACGGTTTTTACCATTCGGGCGATGTGGTGCGGATGACGCATGACGGCTACCTGAAAGTGGTCGGGCGTGAAAAAGATCAGATTAATCGCGGTGGCGAGAAAATTGCCGCCGAGGAGATCGAAAACCTGCTGCTCAAACATGAGGGCATTATCCATGCCGCGTTGGTTTCCATGCCCGATCCGGTCATGGGCGAAAAAAGCTGTGCTTTTCTGGTCGTCAGCGATCCCTCTCTGAAAGCCGTGGGTTTGAGAAAATATCTGCGCAGTCAGGGTATTGCTGAATTCAAACTCCCGGATCGCTTCGAGATGATCGACCTCCTGCCCGTTACCCCCGTCGGCAAAATCGATAAAAAACATCTCCGTTTGCGCATCCAGAATCAACTTAGCATCCACGACGAATAAGGACTTTGTTATGGCAATCCCTCCAATCGTTTCTTATCCCATGCCCCAGACGCACGATTTTCCCGCCGGTAAGGTCGCCTGGGCTTTTGACCCGTCACGTGCCGTGCTGCTGATTCATGATATGCAGGATTACTTTGTGAATTTTTATGGCGCTGACAGTCCGCTTGTTCGTCAGTTGATTGAGAACATCGCCGCGCTGCGGACGTATTGTCAACGGCATGAGATTCCGGTGGTCTATAGCGTCCAGCCGAAAAAACAAAGTCCGGCCGATCGCGCGCTGCTGAACGACATATGGGGTGCCGGACTAAATGCCTGCCCGGAGCAACAGGGGGTCGTCAGCGCCCTGGCGCCGGATGAACATGACACCGTACTGGTGAAATGGCGCTACAGTGCGTTCCATCGCTCGCCGCTGGAGTCGATGATGAAAGAAATGGATAAAGATCAGCTTGTTATCTGCGGGGTGTATGGTCATATCGGCTGCATGATCACGGCGACGGACGCCTTCATGCGTGACATCAAGGCTTTTGTGGTGGGCGATGCCATTGCCGATTTCTCCGCGCAGGATCATCTCATGGCGTTGAAGTACGTGGCGACGCGCGCCGGACGCGTGGTGAGTACCGCAGACCTGATCGGCGCGGCAGAAAAATCGGCGCCGTTAACCAGGGCCGCGCTGAAAGCGCATCTGCTGACGCTGATTGATGAAGACGCCGATCGGTTCGACGACAATGAAAACCTGATCGACTATGGGTTGGATTCGGTGCGGATGATGGCGTTGCTCACTGAATGGCGTCACCAGGGGATCGCGCTGAGTTTCGTCGACCTGGCCCGCAATCCGACTCTGAATGGCTGGTGGGCGCAAATTGAAAAACAGCAGGGGAGCCACGCATGATGAAACCGTTAAGTGTCACTCAGCGGGGATTGTGGCTGGGCCATGTCCTGAATGATGACAAATCGACCTTCAATACGGCGGAGTGCATCGCATTCAGCGGTAAAGTGGACCTGGCGTCGATGCTGACGGCCATTCGCCAGGCGGTCATGGAATGCGAATGCCTGTATTGCCAGTTTGTGGAGAAGCCGGGCCAGCGTTCGGGGCCACCCGAGGTCGGATTCATTGCATCGCGGCTTCCCGTGCCGATAAGCGTCTTACCGATTAAGGAACTGTTGCCGGCCGCATATGAGGATGAAGAGCGCACCCTGCGGCAGTGGGCGCGTGAGGAAATCGCGCAGCCGCTGGATCTGATCAAGGGTCTGCCCTGCCGTTTCGCGTTGCTGCGCGGGGAAAAAAACGATTTTCTGTATAGCTGCGTCCATCACATCGCGCTGGATGGTTTCGGCACCACCCTGCTGTTTCAGCGTATCGCGCAGATCTACACGGATCTGACGGCAGGCGCGCCCGTGGCCGAGGCGGAATTCGGGGCGTTCAGCGAGGTGTTGGCTGAAGAACAATGGCGTGAACAAACGGGTCAGAACCAACAGGCGCGGGATTACTGGCTGGAAACGCTGAGTTCCCGGCCCGAACCGGTCAGCTTTAGCGATAAAAAAGCGCCAATCACCGCCCGTTTTTTGCGGCAGAGCGGCGATATGCCAACCGATATCTGGCAGCGGCTCAATACGCTGTGCGAAGGCAACAAAATCAACTGGCCGGACTTATTTCTGGCTGCGCTGGCGACGCATCTGAAGCTGGTTTCCGCCTGCGACAGCCTGACGTTCGGCATGATGGTGATGAACCGCATCGGTTCGGCTTCGCTGACGGTGCCCTCCATGCAAATGAATATTGTCCCGCTCTGCATCCAGGTGGCGGATCGGGATGATCTTATCTCCGTCGCACGGCAGGTGGCGCGAACCAAACGCACGTTGCGCCGCCATCAGCACTATCGTTACGAACATTTGCGCCGCGATTTGAACCGCGTGGGCGGTGAACAGCGTCTGTTTGGGCCGCTGATTAATATTATGCCGTTCGACCATCCGCTGAATTATGGGGCGCTCTCCTCCCGTACGCTAAACCTCAGCGCGGGGCCGGTCGAAGATTTGACCATTGAGATCCATTTCAAGCCGGACGGCACGCCGGTATTGGATTTTGACGCCAACCCTGGCTGTTACAGCGCGGAACAACTGGCCGAACTGCAACAAACGCTGTTTGCGCTGCTGCGCCGCTGGCTGGCTGAGCCCTGGCAAACCAGCGCACAACTTTTACAGCAGTGGCTGAGTGAACAGCGTGAACAGGCGTTGATCGCCGGTTATGAACCTGAATGTGCGATCACATCCGTATTGACGGCGATTGACGCACAGGCGCGGCACTCCCCGGACAACATCGCCCTGTCGCAACGCAATCGGCACTACAGCTATCAGCAGGTGGTTGAACAGAGCGTTCAGATGGCGGCGGCGCTGCGCAAACTGGGGGTGCGGCCTGGCGAGCCGGTCGGGGTGATGATGAACCGTTGCCCGCAAACGCTTTTCTGCCTGTTGGCGGTGATGCGCTGCGGGGCGGTTTATGTGCCGCTTGATCCCGAACAGCCGCATGCGCGTCAGCAACACATTATTCAGATTGCCGAACTGCATCACATCATTACCCAAGCGGATTATCAGCATCGGCTGGCGGCGCTCTTTTCCGGCAACATCATACTGGCGGGCCACCTTCAGTCGATGGAAACGGCCCCGGCGGACCGGCAAGCCATTGATGAGCAAACCCTTCCTGAACAGACCGCTTACGTGATGTTTACCTCCGGCTCTACCGGAGCGCCGAAGGGCGTGGCGATCGGTCGTCGGGCGCTGGATCATTTTGTGGCGGCGGCCCGGCAGCGTTACGGCGTGACGGAGAACGATCGCGTTTTGCAGTTTGCGCCGTTCAACTTCGACGCCAGCATTGAGGAGATCTTTGTCACGCTGACCAGCGGCGCGACGTTGATCTTGCGCACCGACGACATGCTGGCGTCGATCCCGACCTTTGTGGAGCAGATCGAAAATAGCCGTATCACGCTGCTCGATCTGCCAACGGCGTTTTGGAACGAGTGGGTCGTGGGGATGAAATCCGGCGCGCTGATCATGCCGTCCGCACTGCGCGCCGTCATCATCGGCGGCGAGGCGATTTATCCCGAACAACTGGCGCAGTGGCAGCGCCACGCGCCGGACACGCTGCGTTTAATCAACACCTATGGCCCTACCGAAACCACGGTTGTCGCCACCAGTTGCGATTTGCAAATGCAGCCGGGCAATGTGGCGCAGCTTCCCATTGGCCTGCCGCTGGCCGGCGTTGGGGCGCTGGTTTTGACGGCGGGCGATCGTCCGGCGCAGGAGGGAGAGCTGGTGCTGCTGGGGCCGACGCTGGCTGACGGTTACATCGGCCTTGAGCATGGCGCCTTCAGCATGCTGGATGTGGGAGCCCGGCGCTTACCGGTTTATCGCACCGGCGATCGCGTTTGTCTGAAGCAGGGACAGTTGGTCTATCTGGGACGCATGGACAACGAGTTCAAGGTCAGCGGTTACCGGATTCAGCCGGGCGAGGTGGAAGCCCATCTGCTGACCATGGCGAAGGTGGATGAAGCCTGCGTTCAGGGGGTGGTTTATCCCCATGGCGTGCGCCGTCTGGTGGCGTTTGTCGCTACCGCTGATGGAACGATTGAACCGCGCGAAGTGAAGCAATATCTGGGCAAGGTCTTGCCCGCGGCGATGATCCCAACCGATTACCGCGCTTTTCCGCAACTGCCGAAGACCAGCGCCAACAAAGTGGATCGCAAACGTCTGCTGGCGGAATATCAGGATGCCGCGTCCACGCAGGCATTAGCCAGCGAAACCGAAAACCGCGTCAGCGCCATCTGGCGACAGATCCTCGGCGTGTCGGTTATCCAGTCAGAGGATAACTTTTTTGAACTGGGCGGGCAGTCGTTGCAGACCATTCAGATCGTTAACCGTCTGACGGTGGAGTTCGACATCAGCATCAAGGTATCCGATGTGTTCGATCATCCGAGGCTCAGTGATTTCTGTCGTTATCTGGACAACAGGCTGTTGCAGGATGAAAGCAGCGTCGAAATGGTGTGGTAGGGCGAGCGGACATGATGAGTTCCCCGCAGTTGCAGCTTGATTTCAGCGGTCAATGCGTCTGGGTGACCGGCGCCGCCCGCGGCATTGGCGAACAGATTGCCCGTCATTTTGTCGTGCTTGGCGCTCAGGTTATCGGTTTCGACCGTGAATTCCACCGTCAGGATTATCCCTTTGCCTGCGTCACGCTGGATATCAGCCAGCCCGAGCGGGTTGCGGCGGTTTGCCGACAGCAACTGGCGCAGTCGGCGGCGCTTGATGTTCTGGTCAATGCGGCGGGGATTTTGCGGCTGGGAGAGATTGACGCGCTAAGCGTGGAGGACTGGCATCAATGTATCAACGTCAATGCGTCCGGCGCGTTTTACCTGCTGCACGCGCTGCTTCCGCATTTCAAACGGCAGCGCCGCGGCGCGATTGTCTGCGTAGGATCGAATGCGGCCCATGTTCCCCGGATGCAAATGGCGGCGTATTGCGCATCGAAGGCGGCGTTGACCAGCCTGACGTACTGTGCCGGGCTGGAACTGGCGCCGTTCGGCGTGCGCTGTAATCTGGTTTCGCCGGGGTCGACGGACACGCCCATGCAGCGCGGCATGTGGCAAAGCGAGGACGCGGAACAGCGCACCATCGAAGGCTTTCCCCGCCAGTACAAACTGGGTATCCCGTTGGGCAAGATTGCCCGGCCGGAAGAGGTTGCCAATACCGTGGTTTTTCTGGCTTCCGATTTGGCCAGCCATATCACCATGCAGGATCTGGTGGTGGATGGCGGCGCGACCCTAACGGCCTGATTTGCTTAAGGGAGTGACAAATGATGAAAGATATCGTAACGCTGTTGAAGCAGTTGGAACGGCAAGGGATCAGGCTGGCGCTGAATGCGCAGGGGCAACTGGTTTCACAATCCAGCAAAGAGGCTGTCACGGCGGAAATCGGCCGGCTTATCAAAGAAAACAAGAAGGCGATTGTCCGTTGTTTAACCGCTCAGCAGGCGTTTGAACGCCCGATTGCGCCGCTGGGAAAAACGCGGGGACCGCTCTCTTCATCGCAAAGCGGCCTGTGGTTTATCGAACAATACCAAGCGCGTTCTCATCTCTACAATATGCCGGTCTATTTTCGGCTGACCGGTCAACTCGATGTGGCGGCGTTGGCGTTTGCCTTTGATGCGCTGGCGCAAAAACATGCCAGCCTGCGCACCCGTTTTATCGTCAACGAACAGGGCAAAGGCGAGCAGTGTATTGCCGCGCACCGCCCGTTTGTCATCGAACATGAGGATCTCTCCGCGCTGCCGGAAAGTCAGCGCGAGGCACAGTTGAAACAGCGGTTACGCGATGACATCGGCCGCCCGTTCGACCTCGCCGAGGGGGATTTGACCCGCGTGAAACTGATACGGATGAGCGAACAGGTGCATGTGCTGATGATTACGCAGCACCATATTATTTCCGACGGCTGGTCGGTGAAAAACCTGTTCGCGGACTTAAGACAGGCTTTTCTGGCCTATCAGAATCGCCAACCCTATCAGGCGACGCGGCCCCGGTTGAACTACATCGATTATGCCAGTTGGTTCAACTCTCCGGCATTTCTTGATTACCACAATGAGTTCAAGCCGTTTTGGGCAGCGCGGCTGGCGGGTATTCCCGAAGTGCACAGCCTGCCGCTGGACAAGCCCCGCCCCGCGCATCAAAACAGCGATGGCGAGGTGATTTCCTCCGCCATCAACAATGCGCTGTGGGATAAATTCAAACGCCTGTGTCAGCGTTATAACACCTCCAGCTTTATCGGGCTGCATGCGGTGTTTTCCCTGCTGCTGGCGCGGATCAGCGGCGAGAAGGACATTGTTATCGGTTCGCCGCTGGCCTACCGGGAACGGCCGGAAATTGAAGATGTGGTCGGGTTTTTTGTTAACACCATTGTGTTGCGCACCCAGCTACAGGATCAACAGACCTTTGTCGATTACCTGCAATATTGTCGCGAGCAGGATCTCTCGGCGTTTGATCATCAACTCTATCGTTTTGAAGCGTTGAGCGAGGCGATCGGTTCCGATCGCAGCACGGCGATCAACCCGATCTTCCAGATAATGCTGGTGTATCAGGCGAAAGTCGATTTTAACGACCTGATCCCAGGTTGCGGCGCCGTTGAGGAAACCTCTTCGGTACTGCCTGCAATCACGGATTTTTCGGTCAAAGCGACAGAGCTTATCGGCGAAGTTCGGCTTGATTGGCTGTTTGCCACCGCCTTGTTCGAGCGAGCGACCATTCAGGACTACGCCGATCGCTTTATTCGCCTGATTGAAGCGGTGGTGGAAAAACCTGACGCCGATATCTGGCATCTGCCGCTGATGGACGCGGACAGTTTTGCCGCCACGCTTGCCGAGACTCTGGCGCTGCCAGGCCGTTATCCCCAATCACTGACCTGCACCGATCTGATCGAACGGATGGCGCAACGCTATCCGCAGCACCAGGCGATTGCCTTTGACGGCGAACGGCAGTCGGTGTCTTTAACCTATGCCGAGTTGGATCGGCAGGCGAACCAGTTGGCCCACTGGCTGCATCGGCAGGGTATTGGCGAGCAGTCGCTGGCTGGCGTGCTGGCGAAGCGTGATCGGTATTTTGTCATTGCGCTGCTGGCGGTGTGGAAAGCCGGCGCCGCCTATGTTCCGCTGGACCCTGACTATCCGCCGGAGCGGTTGCGACACATTATGACGGATGCCGGTCTGTCGGTTATCCTCGGCGGCGATGCTAAACAACTGGCCGCCTGGCCTGCCGCGCGTCTCGTTGATATCTCAGCCCCGGCGTTGACCGAATCACTGCATTCTCTGCCGGGTGAGACGCCACCGGCGATACCCCGCCACGCTCAGCAACTGGCGCAGGTAATTTATACCTCAGGTTCGACCGGTCAACCGAAGGGCGTGATGATTGAGCAGGGTTCGCTGGTGAATCTGTTGGACGACCATCGCAAGCGCATCGGATTCAGTGCGAAAAGCACCATGTTTAACTGTATGTCGCTTTCGTTCGATGCCGGGAACATGACTGCGCTGCTGCCGTTAAGCAGCGGCGGCACGCTGGTGTTCGGCGATCCTAACGATCGGGCGATAATGCAGGCGGAGCAGGCGTCGGCAACGCATCTGATTCTGCCGACGGCGCTGATGTCGATTCTTGATCCGCGGCAGGTCGAGGGGATCAGGGTGATAGGCATAGGCGGCGAGGCTTGTCCGGACGGAGTGGTTGAAAACTGGGCCGACATCGTTGAATTGCACAACTTGTATGGCCCGACCGAATGCACGGTGGTCGCGCTCAGTACCCGCTTGCGTAAAGGACAGCCGGTGACGATTGGTCGGCCGATTGCCAATATGCAGGCATTGATTCTCGACGAAGCCGGTCAACTCTGTCCGGTCGGCGTGCCGGGCGAACTGTGTCTGGCCGGTCTTGGGCTGGCGCGTGGCTATCTCAACCAGCCGGAGGTGACCGCCGATCGCTTTGTGGAGATCGTACTCAATCAGCCTGTCTCGGGGATGCGCCAGGATGATCAACGGCTGAAAACGCCGCTCTCCCTGCGGGTTTACCGTACCGGCGACAAAGCCAGACGCTTGCATAATGGTAACTATGAATATTGCGGTCGTATCGATGAGCAAATCAAACTGCGCGGTTACCGTATTGAACCGGGCGAAATCGAATCCCAGTTGGCGCGGGTTTACCCTGGATTCAAGCAGGTGAAAGCGGTGGTCGCCAACATCGGCGGCAGCCAGGCGCTGACCGCCTATGCCACGCTGAAACCGGGGGCTGAGCGCCCGGACCCGGCGGCGGTCCTGATTGATGTGGCGAAACATTTGCCGGAATACATGGTGCCTTTCCGGCTGATAGTACTGGATGAGATGCCGTTGACGCCGAATGGCAAACTGGATAGCAAAAAACTGCCGACGGTGATTGAACATCAGACCGGCAGCGGCGAAGCCGAAAATCCGCGGGAAGCGGAGGTGCTGGCGATCTGGCGCAGCGTACTGAATAGGCCGCTGGGCGTCGAAGATGATTTCTTCCGGCTGGGGGGCGATTCCATCCTCAGTATTCAATTGACGACCCGCCTGCGCGATGCGGGTTATGCCTGTGCGGTGAAGGATGTCTTTGAGGCGAAAAGCGTGCGCCGTCTGTGTCGGGTATGGGATCAGCAGAAAACGG
This is a stretch of genomic DNA from Brenneria rubrifaciens. It encodes these proteins:
- the dhbA gene encoding 2,3-dihydro-2,3-dihydroxybenzoate dehydrogenase, producing MMSSPQLQLDFSGQCVWVTGAARGIGEQIARHFVVLGAQVIGFDREFHRQDYPFACVTLDISQPERVAAVCRQQLAQSAALDVLVNAAGILRLGEIDALSVEDWHQCINVNASGAFYLLHALLPHFKRQRRGAIVCVGSNAAHVPRMQMAAYCASKAALTSLTYCAGLELAPFGVRCNLVSPGSTDTPMQRGMWQSEDAEQRTIEGFPRQYKLGIPLGKIARPEEVANTVVFLASDLASHITMQDLVVDGGATLTA
- a CDS encoding (2,3-dihydroxybenzoyl)adenylate synthase is translated as MSIEFTRWPDDLAQRYRKKGYWIGLPLTDVLQRHAMTRPDAIALICGERHWSYRQLDEQSSALAAHLTQAGIRRGDTALVQLPNVAEFYLSFFALLKMGVVPVNALFSHSKLELLSYAAQISPRLLIASAQHPLFGSAAFLDQLQTQTPGLTTVVMEGESQLGNALGLWLQPPDKPQQFQPSAADEVAFFQLSGGSTGTPKLIPRTHDDYYYSVRLSAEICQLTPRTRYLCALPAPHNFPLSSPGALGVFYAGGRVVMATDPGAMTCFPLIERHQIDITSLVPPAAALWLQAAGQFGEALRSLKVLQVGGAKLSESIARRIPLALGCRLQQVLGMAEGLLNYTRLDDDDEHIFTTQGRPMSPDDEVRIVDKQGNAVAPGEAGLMLTRGPYTIRGYYRSPEHNASAFDRDGFYHSGDVVRMTHDGYLKVVGREKDQINRGGEKIAAEEIENLLLKHEGIIHAALVSMPDPVMGEKSCAFLVVSDPSLKAVGLRKYLRSQGIAEFKLPDRFEMIDLLPVTPVGKIDKKHLRLRIQNQLSIHDE
- a CDS encoding non-ribosomal peptide synthetase, producing MMKDIVTLLKQLERQGIRLALNAQGQLVSQSSKEAVTAEIGRLIKENKKAIVRCLTAQQAFERPIAPLGKTRGPLSSSQSGLWFIEQYQARSHLYNMPVYFRLTGQLDVAALAFAFDALAQKHASLRTRFIVNEQGKGEQCIAAHRPFVIEHEDLSALPESQREAQLKQRLRDDIGRPFDLAEGDLTRVKLIRMSEQVHVLMITQHHIISDGWSVKNLFADLRQAFLAYQNRQPYQATRPRLNYIDYASWFNSPAFLDYHNEFKPFWAARLAGIPEVHSLPLDKPRPAHQNSDGEVISSAINNALWDKFKRLCQRYNTSSFIGLHAVFSLLLARISGEKDIVIGSPLAYRERPEIEDVVGFFVNTIVLRTQLQDQQTFVDYLQYCREQDLSAFDHQLYRFEALSEAIGSDRSTAINPIFQIMLVYQAKVDFNDLIPGCGAVEETSSVLPAITDFSVKATELIGEVRLDWLFATALFERATIQDYADRFIRLIEAVVEKPDADIWHLPLMDADSFAATLAETLALPGRYPQSLTCTDLIERMAQRYPQHQAIAFDGERQSVSLTYAELDRQANQLAHWLHRQGIGEQSLAGVLAKRDRYFVIALLAVWKAGAAYVPLDPDYPPERLRHIMTDAGLSVILGGDAKQLAAWPAARLVDISAPALTESLHSLPGETPPAIPRHAQQLAQVIYTSGSTGQPKGVMIEQGSLVNLLDDHRKRIGFSAKSTMFNCMSLSFDAGNMTALLPLSSGGTLVFGDPNDRAIMQAEQASATHLILPTALMSILDPRQVEGIRVIGIGGEACPDGVVENWADIVELHNLYGPTECTVVALSTRLRKGQPVTIGRPIANMQALILDEAGQLCPVGVPGELCLAGLGLARGYLNQPEVTADRFVEIVLNQPVSGMRQDDQRLKTPLSLRVYRTGDKARRLHNGNYEYCGRIDEQIKLRGYRIEPGEIESQLARVYPGFKQVKAVVANIGGSQALTAYATLKPGAERPDPAAVLIDVAKHLPEYMVPFRLIVLDEMPLTPNGKLDSKKLPTVIEHQTGSGEAENPREAEVLAIWRSVLNRPLGVEDDFFRLGGDSILSIQLTTRLRDAGYACAVKDVFEAKSVRRLCRVWDQQKTAPTLIAEQGVLEGRFPLLPIQQWFFEQQLARQEYWNQAAVIQLPALDIAQLPPLLQALAEHHDALRLRCDANGQAYQSRLMLPVLRQLDYRALGDEGLQQAFSELQSGMEPAAGKTMAYALVRHHPQADYALFLAFHHLVIDAVSWRVIADDLARLFRGETLPRKTSSYRQWGAALQAYAAAHHDQLGYWLKQNHGDNGALLAARDPQGRASAVAMTLDEDTTRQLVSEVNGAFNTEVNDLLLSALTRTLSELGWGRQSRIMLEGHGREAIDPRLDVSRTVGWFTSAYPVCLADQADWAALIKHCKEQLRRVPDKGVGFNPLRYYHAQGSRLTLSPIVFNYLGSSSGGGAGEWHPLDIAPGCCVAPDNQPAELISIHGGVSGGRLTLRQVGCLNPQDSERLMVRLADNLKMLILACQRQLRQGTAFTPSDFPAVTLNQQQLDRLAQRYQIETLLPLSSLQQSMLYHRLRCPQDDAYHLQTSARYMHAMDINAYQRAWQRQVQRFPALRAALDDSVAGVQVIQQHAELPFTYRDLRQETRPQTVIDQYRQHDLSHGFDLSCAPLLRIACFRIDEQEYQVVFSCHHSVIDGWSGPQLLGAVHRDYAALVSGEQPVVQVDRAYVDYALHAVRHQQDVEAFWRQRQPLLGKPNDLAVLFATADTRPDFSRSVTQTQPQVSSISLDEVQQARLTAFAREIGVTSSIIAQYAWHRLVIRATRETVSIVGNVLSGRESPIAEVDNSVGLYINSLPLALSWQEPVSLRQHLLQLQGELMAMNQHATQSLSTLTAGRSRLFDSLFVYENYPGAKEGAAAGNPQSLQPQFGPTYEKVELPLNLVVREQAGCMLLRFEFDADVLDSAQVRHVLQRWHDEVVSIVNSEPHQPAELTGRQAVLPEQPVVERAAAARHSPPDSAFDRQLVKVWTQTLGVAETGVWGQTLSDAGVDSLRRMALARALTQQLQQPVTLAQLLQYPSPCLLSQHLAQHAVVVDEETPT
- a CDS encoding non-ribosomal peptide synthetase; the protein is MMKPLSVTQRGLWLGHVLNDDKSTFNTAECIAFSGKVDLASMLTAIRQAVMECECLYCQFVEKPGQRSGPPEVGFIASRLPVPISVLPIKELLPAAYEDEERTLRQWAREEIAQPLDLIKGLPCRFALLRGEKNDFLYSCVHHIALDGFGTTLLFQRIAQIYTDLTAGAPVAEAEFGAFSEVLAEEQWREQTGQNQQARDYWLETLSSRPEPVSFSDKKAPITARFLRQSGDMPTDIWQRLNTLCEGNKINWPDLFLAALATHLKLVSACDSLTFGMMVMNRIGSASLTVPSMQMNIVPLCIQVADRDDLISVARQVARTKRTLRRHQHYRYEHLRRDLNRVGGEQRLFGPLINIMPFDHPLNYGALSSRTLNLSAGPVEDLTIEIHFKPDGTPVLDFDANPGCYSAEQLAELQQTLFALLRRWLAEPWQTSAQLLQQWLSEQREQALIAGYEPECAITSVLTAIDAQARHSPDNIALSQRNRHYSYQQVVEQSVQMAAALRKLGVRPGEPVGVMMNRCPQTLFCLLAVMRCGAVYVPLDPEQPHARQQHIIQIAELHHIITQADYQHRLAALFSGNIILAGHLQSMETAPADRQAIDEQTLPEQTAYVMFTSGSTGAPKGVAIGRRALDHFVAAARQRYGVTENDRVLQFAPFNFDASIEEIFVTLTSGATLILRTDDMLASIPTFVEQIENSRITLLDLPTAFWNEWVVGMKSGALIMPSALRAVIIGGEAIYPEQLAQWQRHAPDTLRLINTYGPTETTVVATSCDLQMQPGNVAQLPIGLPLAGVGALVLTAGDRPAQEGELVLLGPTLADGYIGLEHGAFSMLDVGARRLPVYRTGDRVCLKQGQLVYLGRMDNEFKVSGYRIQPGEVEAHLLTMAKVDEACVQGVVYPHGVRRLVAFVATADGTIEPREVKQYLGKVLPAAMIPTDYRAFPQLPKTSANKVDRKRLLAEYQDAASTQALASETENRVSAIWRQILGVSVIQSEDNFFELGGQSLQTIQIVNRLTVEFDISIKVSDVFDHPRLSDFCRYLDNRLLQDESSVEMVW
- a CDS encoding isochorismatase family protein, producing the protein MAIPPIVSYPMPQTHDFPAGKVAWAFDPSRAVLLIHDMQDYFVNFYGADSPLVRQLIENIAALRTYCQRHEIPVVYSVQPKKQSPADRALLNDIWGAGLNACPEQQGVVSALAPDEHDTVLVKWRYSAFHRSPLESMMKEMDKDQLVICGVYGHIGCMITATDAFMRDIKAFVVGDAIADFSAQDHLMALKYVATRAGRVVSTADLIGAAEKSAPLTRAALKAHLLTLIDEDADRFDDNENLIDYGLDSVRMMALLTEWRHQGIALSFVDLARNPTLNGWWAQIEKQQGSHA